The Methanofervidicoccus sp. A16 genome has a segment encoding these proteins:
- a CDS encoding respiratory chain complex I subunit 1 family protein has translation MVIDLSLIEFILSIVGIPLIAFAVSTLIPGIQRKIQARIQRRIGPSILTPGLWALFKFLAKEVKRPFSEMPRLYNLLTVLGFLVVWVILAATTVPHIHVVSNIVFITGLLKVKEMLYIIMGSLSSSIMGVRMPISDICKGSNFTDILRMSLEQLGALRAYKLITVGSFPLYIGIVLPFISKKSIFLDSIVGSNFLFTLPGIFGAIAYFIGYVVLIGEYPFSIMHTKADVIEGPTLEYSGRYRAIYLSFKELLMITLGSLFATLYLGIYPDVNSPITIVINFGVAFLISILSSILGAYSPVLTFRQIYPISLYTSAVGFVGVLLALLRI, from the coding sequence ATGGTTATCGATCTATCACTTATAGAATTCATACTCTCAATAGTAGGTATTCCCCTTATAGCCTTTGCAGTCTCTACACTGATCCCAGGGATACAGAGGAAGATCCAGGCGAGGATTCAGAGGAGAATAGGTCCCTCTATCTTAACACCTGGGTTGTGGGCACTCTTTAAATTTCTGGCTAAGGAGGTAAAGAGGCCCTTCAGTGAGATGCCTAGATTGTATAACTTATTAACAGTCCTTGGTTTCCTTGTAGTTTGGGTTATTTTAGCCGCTACTACAGTACCTCATATACATGTTGTTTCTAATATTGTATTTATCACAGGTCTCCTGAAGGTTAAAGAGATGCTATATATTATCATGGGGTCCCTAAGTAGTTCCATCATGGGAGTTAGGATGCCTATCTCTGATATCTGTAAAGGTAGTAATTTTACAGATATATTGAGAATGTCTCTTGAACAACTTGGGGCACTTAGGGCATACAAGTTAATTACAGTGGGGTCCTTTCCCCTCTATATAGGAATAGTACTTCCCTTCATCTCCAAGAAGAGTATATTCTTAGATAGTATAGTTGGGAGTAATTTTCTATTCACCCTTCCAGGTATCTTTGGAGCGATAGCATACTTTATAGGCTATGTTGTACTAATTGGAGAGTATCCATTTTCCATAATGCACACAAAGGCTGACGTTATCGAAGGTCCTACCTTGGAGTACTCTGGTAGATACAGGGCGATATACCTATCATTTAAGGAGTTACTTATGATAACCTTAGGAAGTTTATTTGCAACACTCTATTTAGGAATATATCCCGATGTAAACAGCCCAATAACCATTGTTATAAACTTTGGAGTGGCATTTTTAATATCTATCTTAAGTAGTATCTTAGGGGCATACTCTCCAGTGCTAACCTTCAGGCAGATATATCCTATATCTCTATATACTTCTGCAGTGGGATTTGTTGGGGTTCTACTTGCACTGTTAAGGATTTAA